One window from the genome of Bufo bufo chromosome 4, aBufBuf1.1, whole genome shotgun sequence encodes:
- the CD93 gene encoding complement component C1q receptor, with translation MVTSLSVLAFLVSLLFTYAIPKKEQSEAICSKDACYTVHLSQEIFSEASKECVNRGGNLLTIQTKGEAEQVHSLLWKFTNIAPLVRPLKLWIGLQLKVKSCVVRNETLKGFSWITDNEDAKEGQFSNWLTEPKATCTKRKCVSMKLQKDSPDNYKWTDELCSFHADGYICKFNFQGMCQRVVLAGPGSVEYDTPFGFKSSSLDLVPHGSSASVFCGHNGEHTGTLLFCLKSDETNVYQWGNSRLDKKSNKPFCASEELGCKYNKGGCEHECVEFPLNKSLSCRCKDGYVLAPDLVSCVPPDHCQSNPCEQKCINHQNGFECSCSSGFALAENRENCIDVDECLIGPCSQTCINTLGSFYCKCNTGFQQQGIHCIDIDECINSDCSQSCLNTHGSYLCSCNSGYTISSDNTTCLDIDECAHSPCASFCHNTHGSYLCSCPKGMLLSSDSISCISAHHNAEAFTSGDINEGLETEEATSSSTDKPTPNFKDLTIDVQDHRETGQIMPSTPLPQETGTFSGNSFVNQVTSGQEGIPNTVLLVSILCACAVLLLMTIIGGVICHRKRNAKKNETEKPTSATDNYCWVPDQKGDKALNNDYR, from the coding sequence ATGGTCACTTCACTATCCGTACTTGCCTTTTTGGTATCCTTACTTTTCACATATGCCATACCTAAGAAAGAGCAAAGTGAAGCCATCTGTTCTAAAGATGCCTGTTACACAGTCCACCTGAGCCAGGAGATATTTTCAGAAGCAAGTAAAGAGTGTGTTAATCGAGGAGGGAACCTTCTGACCATACAAACTAAAGGTGAAGCTGAGCAGGTTCACAGTTTACTTTGGAAATTCACCAACATTGCACCATTGGTTCGCCCATTAAAGCTTTGGATTGGACTGCAGCTAAAGGTAAAGTCCTGTGTTGTTAGAAATGaaactttaaaagggttttcgtgGATCACAGATAATGAAGATGCAAAGGAAGGTCAGTTCTCCAACTGGCTGACTGAACCAAAGGCAACTTGTACCAAGAGAAAGTGCGTGAGTATGAAACTGCAGAAGGATTCACCTGATAATTACAAATGGACGGACGAGTTATGCTCTTTCCACGCTGATGGCTACATCTGCAAATTCAACTTTCAGGGCATGTGCCAGCGGGTTGTTCTTGCTGGCCCAGGATCTGTTGAATATGATACCCCTTTTGGTTTTAAAAGTTCTTCCTTGGACCTAGTTCCGCATGGCTCTTcagcatctgtgttttgtgggCACAATGGAGAACATACAGGAACTTTGTTATTTTGTCTGAAATCAGATGAAACTAATGTGTATCAGTGGGGTAATTCTCGCTTGGACAAAAAATCTAATAAACCCTTTTGTGCTTCTGAGGAACTGGGCTGTAAGTACAATAAAGGTGGATGTGAACATGAATGTGTAGAGTTCCCGCTAAACAAATCCCTCTCCTGTAGATGCAAAGATGGCTATGTGTTAGCACCCGACCTGGTGTCCTGTGTTCCCCCTGACCACTGCCAGTCTAATCCATGTGAGCAGAAATGTATAAACCACCAAAATGGCTTTGAATGTTCATGTTCTAGTGGCTTTGCGTTAGCAGAAAACAGAGAAAATTGCATAGATGTTGATGAATGCTTGATTGGACCTTGCAGCCAGACATGTATCAATACTTTAGGAAGTTTCTACTGTAAATGTAATACTGGATTTCAACAGCAAGGAATACATTGCATTGACATTGATGAATGCATCAACTCTGATTGCTCTCAAAGCTGCCTCAACACACATGGATCTTACCTCTGCTCCTGCAATAGCGGTTACACCATCAGCAGTGACAATACTACCTGCTTAGATATAGATGAGTGTGCTCACTCTCCGTGTGCCAGTTTCTGCCACAACACCCATGGGAGTTATCTTTGCTCTTGTCCAAAGGGAATGCTATTATCATCTGATAGCATATCATGTATTTCAGCACATCACAATGCAGAGGCTTTCACTAGTGGTGATATAAATGAAGGTCTGGAGACAGAAGAAGCCACCAGCAGCAGTACCGACAAACCTACGCCAAACTTTAAAGATCTAACTATAGATGTGCAGGATCACAGAGAAACTGGACAAATAATGCCGTCTACACCCCTGCCACAAGAAACTGGCACCTTCTCTGGTAATAGTTTTGTTAATCAGGTAACAAGTGGTCAAGAGGGCATCCCGAACACAGTGCTATTAGTAAGTATACTATGTGCCTGTGCTGTGTTGTTGCTCATGACTATCATTGGGGGGGTCATATGTCACAGAAAGAGGAATGCAAAGAAAAACGAGACTGAGAAGCCAACAAGTGCAACAGATAACTACTGCTGGGTCCCAGATCAAAAGGGGGATAAAGCTTTAAATAATGACTACAGGTGA